CTGGAGCCCCGCGTCTTCCTCGCCTGTGCCTCCCAGAAACTGGGGGGACCCCCCGGAGCGGCCGTGGTGCGTGTACCTCCGGAGTTGGCCTTCTCGCCCGCGGCTGGGGTGGCCGCGGCCTTCGAGCCCACGCCGGGTTCTCCTCCCTGGTTGGCGGCCATCGGCATGGGGGCCGCCTGCCGCGAGCGCAAAGCCCTGCTGCCCGAAGGGCTCCCCCAGGTGCGCGCACGCGCCCTGCGGCTGCTGGAGGTCATGGGACGGGCGTGTCCCGAACTCGTTCACAACGGGGGGAAGAGCTGGTTGGGCCCCATCCTGGATGTCTCCATTCCAGACATCGATGCCCGAACGATGGAGTCCGCACTGGACCTGCGGGGCATCTGCATCGCGCGCACCTCCGCGTGCCTGCAGGCGCGCGTGGTGGCCTCACCGGTGGTGGCCGAGGCCTTTCCCGAGGAACCCTGGAGGGCAGACACGGCCCTGCGCTGGAGCCTGGGGCTCACCACCACGGACGAGGACATCCTCCAGGCGGTGGAGGCCTGGAGGTCCGCGCTCGGGGAGCTGCGTCCATGAACCGGAACATACCGGCCCCGGACTCGCCTCTCAGCGGGAGGAGAGCCACCCACGCGCACCCAGCACCTGCTCCAGGTGCCCGGCATGGCGGGCGTTGGCGGAGAGCCGCACGGAACCGGAGGGTGATGCGGCGAGGAGGATCCCCACCCCCTCCAACATTCCCACCCGGTAGTCCATGCCTTGCTCCAGGCCTCGCAGCTTCCGCAGATCGGGCAGGGCCGCATCCACGTGCTCGAGGGACACGGACAACGGCCAGACCCTGCCGGGCAGGTGCGGGACGTGGAGGGCCTCCAGGTCCCGGGCCGACGCGAGCCAGTCGAGCAGCGCCTCGAACCGGGCATGGCTCAGGGTGGGTTCGGGCGCTTCATCCAGGGCATTGAGGGGAAGCGCCCAGACCTCCTCGGACAGCCGCAACGCCGCGGGCACGAGGTGGGGATACGGACGGCTGACTCCCGCCAGGGCGGTGAGCGGGGGCTGGGTCTCGACCCGCGTCCGGTACCAGCCATCCAGCGCGAACGTGAGCACCCGGTGGCCCGCGAGCCGGAGATAGCCCGGGAGAGAGGGCCGCACGGTGCCCTCGTCCGCGGAGATGAAGAGCACCGGAGGATCCGCCTCGCCACCGTCCTCGTTGGTGATGGAGAAGCCCACTCCCTGGTTGGGATCGGGCTCGGCCAGCCGGAAGTGCCGGGGCAGGTCCTTCAGTTCCAGCGCGAAGCCCTCGCCCCAGGAGCGCCACTCCGCCATGTAGCGCTCGGCCCTCTTCCGCCCGCTCTCGCGCTCGGGTTCACCCAGCAGCTCCGCCAGCAGGGGCGTCCAGCCGAGGGACTCCCAGAAGGCGCGGACGAGAGCAGGCTCCGTCTCGTCCAATCGCACGGGGCGCATTGAGTCGGCGACGCGCCTCGACTTGCGCACCACTTGCGCTCGCAGCGCGAGCGCCTCGGAGCGGATGAGTTCGGGAGTGGGAGCCGGGCTCATGACGCGTCACTAGCCCAGAGGTCGGGAGGCAGGGGCGTTGGGGGCTCTTGCAGTTCCAGCTTGTTATGCTTGATCCAATCTAGGGTGACCTTGAGGTTCTCGGGAGCCACGGTGAGCCAGAGCGTCGATGACTTGTTGTTGGTGGAGAGCCAGACGCCTCGGCCCTCGATGCGGCCCACGGCGTGCTTCACCTGACGCCTCAGCGGAGGGGGCGTGGTGGTCTCGAAACGCAGGAAGCCGGGCTCCGCGAGGCTGCCCGGATCGAACTTGCTGCTCGGCTCCAGGAGGAAGGTCTGGCCCGAAGGGGGGCCGAAACCCGGTAGCAGCTCAGAGGGTTGCTTCAGGATGAAGTCGATGTAGCCCTCGAAGGACTCGTAGTAGATCATCTGCATGCCGTTGAGCAGATGGGCGGGGGCACGCGGACTTCTATCAACCCCCCAAATCCCCTCGGCCAGCTCCCGCAGTCCCGGAAAGGCCGCACCAAGAATGGGCTCCCCCCAGGGCTTCTGCACGTACGCGGCGGCCTTGCGCTTGCCCATCACCCGCTCCAACGTGGAGCGGATGACGTGGTCGAGGAAATGCTCCGGTTGTTTCACGAGCTGGGCCCGTGTCGGCTTGAGTTCATGCACGAGTGGATCATTCTCGCCCGTTGTTTCATCGATCAACGCGGAGCCGTACTCGCTCGGCGCGATGACGCGGAACTTCTCGGGCAAGCGTTTCCAGGCGGCGGAGAAGTCTCCCGGCTCCGCGCCCCAGGCATCACGGATCTCCGCGTTCTCGAACCAAGCCTCGAAACACTCCTGCATATAGGACCGGGAGGCCGCTCGCTCAGGCCGCAACGTCCGGGGCGAGTCTCCCCCTCCCCCCACCGCATCACTCCAGCCAACGGCCTCCCAGAACTCCCTCACGTACCGTGGTGCGTCCTTCTCAAGCTGGCAGTGTTGACGCATCCGGCGATGCCGGGGGCAGAGCCGGTCGAGCAGCGTGGCGAATCGCCGCAGACCCGCCGAGATTTCATCAGTCATCCTAGAAAGTCCTTTCTAAGGGCATGAACCATCGCATGTACCGTGCGTTCTATCGATGTTCGAACCCAGGTCGAAGTCCCTATACATTTTTCTCTCATGGTCATAGAACAACACTTTATAATTCCTACCACTGTCGGCCATCTTCTTCAATGTATCTGGCAAGGTATTCTGGCAGTGACTGCAAGGCGGACGGTCGACATAGATGGTCGCGGAGGTCACATTATTCTTGTCCAAGTAATTGAGCGCCTGATTTTCCGAGTGGGTCCAATTCCCACTATCGCCCTTGGTATGTTTGATGGCGGCATTGGCCCGGACCGTGTTCTCCGTGGGATTACCGTGACCGCTGATGAAGGCCACCGGCTCGCTGGGGTCATCGGGGTCATTGAAAATGACGACGGCCATGCACTTGCCCCCTTTTCCGTCCTCATCGAAGGATCGAGCCTTGTAATCCTTGTAACCCTTTCCCATGTCTGTATTGACATAGCGATTCTGGGGGTTGGAGAGATCGGGAGTGCCATCACTCAGGAAGGGATCTAAACCCTGGAAAGCCCAGGGATAGGGGCCTCCCGTGACGGGGGTCAGCCCCAGCACATCCATCCATTCCACCGGGCTGGGAACGTAGGCGTATTCGTTCAACCCGCCGCGCAGCCCGATGGGATCCGGGCTGATGTACCTGCCGAGTTCCGGATCGTAGTAGCGCGCATGATTGTAATAAAGGCCTGACTCGGTGTCGTAGCTCTGCCCGGGGAAGCCCGGTTCGCCCTCGCTGACCTGGGCAACTGGCTGGCCCCAGGTGCCACGCCGGGCCGCCCACACCACATGTCCGTCCGGGGTGACACGCTCGCTCGCACTGCCAATCTGGTCTGGCAGCACGTAGTGAGTCACCCCCGCCCGCTGCTCCAACACCGGAATGGGCTGGTTCGGGTGGTGGAGGCGGGTGGTGAGCTCGCCCGAGGGCTCCATCTCGTGCAACAGCCTGAGGCCATCCCACACGTAGCGCCGGGTTCCCCGCGGCCCGTGTTTGGCGGTGCGGCGGCCGATGGCGTCGTACTCATAGGTCCACAGCTCGTCATCGGGACGGGTGAGAGTCACGAGCTGGCCGAGAGCGTTCCACGCATAGCTCCACGTCTCGACCTTGTCGTTGCGATGGACGTGCTTGCGTACCAACCGTCCCTGCCCGTCGTACTCGTAACGCAGGCTCCGGCCGGTGCATTGCAACTCCACCGTCTGGTTGCCTTTGGGGGAGATCGCCACGGACAGGTCGGCACCAGCATTGGACAGCTCGATGATGTCGAGCATGGGCAGGCCTTGCGCGCTCCGCCGGAGTGAGCCCTCCAGGATGGAGCTGGCCATGCCATCCGCCAGGGTCGCGGCGGTCTGCCGGTTTCCCGCAGCGTCGTAGTCGAAGAGTTCGAGTTCCCCCGTCGAGTGTTGCACCGACTGCAGCCGGCCCGCGAGGTCATGGGTGAAGCGCCTCCAGCCGCGCGACGAGTCGTCGATGAAGGCCACATGGCCCATGACGTCGTAGCTGAAGCTGCGGCGCAAGGGGATGGGCAGCTCCAACTGCCCCGGTGACGTCCATCCCGCCTCGGCAACAGCGCCGGAGGGTTGCACGAGACGCTGCTCCACCAGGCGGCCCAGACGGTCATAGGCCTGCTCGAACACAGCTCCTCCGGGAAGGATGCGCTGCAACTCCTCACCCAGCAGCCCATGTCGGAAGCGCAAGGGTCCCTCGGAGTGGTGGATGGCCGAGCACAGGCCCTCCGGGCTCCAGTCGAAGCGGGCGTGCGCGCCCAGGTCCGAATTCAGCTCCAGCCGCCGCCCCATCGCGTCATAGGCGCTCCGCACGGCCACGCCATTGTGGAACTCCGCGACCGTCCGCCCGAGTGCA
Above is a window of Cystobacter fuscus DNA encoding:
- a CDS encoding RHS repeat-associated core domain-containing protein, producing the protein MGATGRIAVGHPVDVSSGVLFNTFLDFALPGALPLSFDRFYSTGLLGGQRGEPLGPGWRHCFQHEFRQTVDGFAYVDSTGAELALEDVGGQFARTGLLRSPQNQLELRGDPNHVELQLYGSDQPTWKLGFARKPSSLDYLLTSIQLNPKVKLTFEYDIRERLVRVTQTRMNRSLRLEYTANDQLASIWFEVAGGRELVARFTFDEHRHLIRVTDRVGEVSAFAYDASGRMVSEARCSGAVYSFRYDVEGRCVYAAGANRHEERTLQYDAARRTTCVTDSHGHVTTYSYNEAGQVTRVLFPLGGEAHYSYDAQARLVSIRGVNKQQRTLEYDDLGRLCAILPPGSALRYTIQYNERHQPTRVTSGADAWSYGFDEEGCCTHFIDPAGQEWSYRYNEYGELVTVRDPLGHEDQRQWGPRGELSAFVTRDGRVWRAGHDSYGRRVSVTDPQGSTSRYTYDRAGNLASVESPDGRTWSYTYDGGGRCTAVKEPGGTMSRARYNACGQVVELIARDGTHRRLEWDTEPGRLLALENARGQRTEWTYDAQGRAVSRRHWDGSVTHHEFDLAANLTALISPTGERYEFDYDAENRLVERRTSDGARTRYEYNGHSRLVKVSALGSEIVYEHDALGRTVAEFHNGVAVRSAYDAMGRRLELNSDLGAHARFDWSPEGLCSAIHHSEGPLRFRHGLLGEELQRILPGGAVFEQAYDRLGRLVEQRLVQPSGAVAEAGWTSPGQLELPIPLRRSFSYDVMGHVAFIDDSSRGWRRFTHDLAGRLQSVQHSTGELELFDYDAAGNRQTAATLADGMASSILEGSLRRSAQGLPMLDIIELSNAGADLSVAISPKGNQTVELQCTGRSLRYEYDGQGRLVRKHVHRNDKVETWSYAWNALGQLVTLTRPDDELWTYEYDAIGRRTAKHGPRGTRRYVWDGLRLLHEMEPSGELTTRLHHPNQPIPVLEQRAGVTHYVLPDQIGSASERVTPDGHVVWAARRGTWGQPVAQVSEGEPGFPGQSYDTESGLYYNHARYYDPELGRYISPDPIGLRGGLNEYAYVPSPVEWMDVLGLTPVTGGPYPWAFQGLDPFLSDGTPDLSNPQNRYVNTDMGKGYKDYKARSFDEDGKGGKCMAVVIFNDPDDPSEPVAFISGHGNPTENTVRANAAIKHTKGDSGNWTHSENQALNYLDKNNVTSATIYVDRPPCSHCQNTLPDTLKKMADSGRNYKVLFYDHERKMYRDFDLGSNIDRTHGTCDGSCP
- a CDS encoding cysteine desulfurase family protein, with the protein product MIYLDHASATPVMEPALEAMMHAARESWGNPASVHGAGRRARAALDQARIAVADYLGCSHAELRWEPSGTAALGHALRFALLHTRGPIVSSHLEHPAVRGPLEEVAKQGREVRWLPLPAGEWEEAQATKYLEGAEVVALSAMNHELGTAPDLAPLLALAPRAWWVVDAVQAAAWRDVRPLLEPRVFLACASQKLGGPPGAAVVRVPPELAFSPAAGVAAAFEPTPGSPPWLAAIGMGAACRERKALLPEGLPQVRARALRLLEVMGRACPELVHNGGKSWLGPILDVSIPDIDARTMESALDLRGICIARTSACLQARVVASPVVAEAFPEEPWRADTALRWSLGLTTTDEDILQAVEAWRSALGELRP